The genome window TGATATATATGATTTTCTGACAATGGGTTGTGAAGGTCCTGAAGTGAGGTGTCATCTGATCAATGGCTGACGTCTTATCTAAATCGAGCCCCAAACCAAGGGTAGGGTTTGTAAATTTTATAAATACCTCACAAATATATATACCATGGAAGGAATCTGGCGGGGCGCCGGGCTGGGAGATAGTGGAAGGCCCACCTGTCTTATTGAACAGGCTTCTTGATGCAGGTAAAATTGAGGTGGGTATAGTATCGTCGTATTTTTACGGACTTAATTTTAAAAAATACCTCATCTTTCCTGGGTTGTCGATCAGCGCAACCGGCACGGTCGGAAGCGTAACGCTCTTCAGCAAGGTGCCCCTTAAAAGGCTTCAGGGCAGGATTGTGATTGTAACCCAATATTCTGCTACATCGGCAAATCTTGTGAAGATTGTGCTTGAAGACTTTTTGGGTGTAAAACCTATCTATATGACCGGAGACTTCAGCCTTTTGAACAAAAAAGACGTGGGGGCATCTGCCTACCTTGCCATAGGCGACGAGGCATTACGGCTGAGGGAGAGGATCGATTTTGATCAGATCGACCTTTCCGTTGATCTCGCCGAGATATGGCTCAACAATACAGGACTCCCTTTTGTCTTTGCAGTGTGGGCGATAAGGAAGGAGTGTATTAAAGATACATCTGACGCATTGACGATACTTTATAGAAAGCTGAATCACTGTCGACTTCAAGGCCAACAGGAGCTTGAAAGGATAAGTGACATTGCCGCAATCGTAATACCTATGGACAAGACCAAGTGCCTTGATTATTTAAGGGGTATTGAGCTTGATTTGACAGAGGAAAAACAAAAAGGGCTTTTGCACTTTTTTGATCTACTTAACAGACGTGGTGATTTCCCAAAGATCTCTTCATTATCTTTTTTTGAGGCCTTTGCGACATGATGTACTCAGAAAATGAAAAAAAACATTTCGTAAGGAAGAAATTTGCATCTGTCGCCGGCAGCTATGACCTTTTGAACTCGATCCTCAGCTTGAAAATAGATTCGTATTGGCGTTTAGTAACGGCCCGTGAGCTGGACGGATGTGAAGAGGGTCCGATTCTCGATCTGTGCGCAGGAACCTTGCCGCTCTCTCGCGAACTTGCAAAGAGAAGAAACAACACAATAGTCGCGATGGATTTTTGCTATGAAATGCTCAAATGTGGTGTTTTTAAGCTCAATGGCGATAAAAAGATGGGTTTTATTGTGCCTGTATGCGGGGATGGCGAGGAATTGCCTATATCGAATTCAAGATTTTCTGGGGCAACGGTGGCCTTTGGTGTTAGGAATTTGAGCCGTCTTGAAAAGGGTCTCAGAGAGATGTTGCGGGTGTTGAAACCGGGCGGAAAGCTTGTGATTCTTGAATTCTCGCGTCCAAAGAACCATGCCTTCTCTAAGATATATAACGTTTATCTCCATAGGTTTCTTCCAGCACTGGGAAGTCTTATTTCAAAAGACCGCGAGGCCTACAGATATCTGGCAGACTCAATTCAGGCATTTTATGAGCCCCATGTCCTTGCATCCATGATGCGAGGGGCAGGTTTTGTAAATATTAACTATAGGCCGCTCACTTTTGGTATTGTGACCCTTTATACAGGTTTAAAGCCCTAAGGATGCGTTATCTATCTGTCGGATGGCACAAAACCTATCGGTTTATAACCAGGGTTCAATTTATATATACCTGGCAGATACCTGTATTGTTCGTTATAGTCAAGACCATATCCAACCAAAAAGCCATGTCTGATTTCGAAACCTACATAATCGGCTTCTATCTCTACCTTGCGTCTTTCCTTTTTGTCGATCAGGCAGCAGATACGCACAGAAGCGGGTTCATGTAGCTTTAGCACCTCTTTGAGGTACTTGATGGTATAGCCGGTATCTATGATATCTTCTACGACAAGCACGTCAAGACCTGTGATATCCAACTCTATATCCTTGCTGAAGGATATGCCGCCGGATGATTCAGTCCCTGCATAGCTTGAAAGCCTTACGAAATCCAATTTGATTGGCAATTTTATGGCGCGGACCAAGTCGGCCATAAAAATAAAAGCGCCTTTTAATATACCGATCAATATCAATGGGTTATTCTGATAATCTTTTGTAATCTTTTCACCGAGCTCAAAGACCCGCTTTGCTATTGTTGAAGGTGAAAGCACTTCTTTTAATTCATCTTCCGTCTTCAAAGTTTCCTCCTATTCCGATTGACAATATATTTAAAAAGATTAATTTATATAATTGTAATAAAATTTTACAATCTTATCAAAATCATACAGGAAAAGGAGAGATTATGCCGATTTTTGATTTCTTTTGCAACAACTGCAAAAAGACATTTGAACGTTTTGTCTCTTCCTTTAAAGAT of Dissulfurimicrobium hydrothermale contains these proteins:
- a CDS encoding menaquinone biosynthetic enzyme MqnA/MqnD family protein, with protein sequence MADVLSKSSPKPRVGFVNFINTSQIYIPWKESGGAPGWEIVEGPPVLLNRLLDAGKIEVGIVSSYFYGLNFKKYLIFPGLSISATGTVGSVTLFSKVPLKRLQGRIVIVTQYSATSANLVKIVLEDFLGVKPIYMTGDFSLLNKKDVGASAYLAIGDEALRLRERIDFDQIDLSVDLAEIWLNNTGLPFVFAVWAIRKECIKDTSDALTILYRKLNHCRLQGQQELERISDIAAIVIPMDKTKCLDYLRGIELDLTEEKQKGLLHFFDLLNRRGDFPKISSLSFFEAFAT
- a CDS encoding ubiquinone/menaquinone biosynthesis methyltransferase produces the protein MMYSENEKKHFVRKKFASVAGSYDLLNSILSLKIDSYWRLVTARELDGCEEGPILDLCAGTLPLSRELAKRRNNTIVAMDFCYEMLKCGVFKLNGDKKMGFIVPVCGDGEELPISNSRFSGATVAFGVRNLSRLEKGLREMLRVLKPGGKLVILEFSRPKNHAFSKIYNVYLHRFLPALGSLISKDREAYRYLADSIQAFYEPHVLASMMRGAGFVNINYRPLTFGIVTLYTGLKP
- the hpt gene encoding hypoxanthine phosphoribosyltransferase; its protein translation is MKTEDELKEVLSPSTIAKRVFELGEKITKDYQNNPLILIGILKGAFIFMADLVRAIKLPIKLDFVRLSSYAGTESSGGISFSKDIELDITGLDVLVVEDIIDTGYTIKYLKEVLKLHEPASVRICCLIDKKERRKVEIEADYVGFEIRHGFLVGYGLDYNEQYRYLPGIYKLNPGYKPIGFVPSDR